A genome region from Maridesulfovibrio salexigens DSM 2638 includes the following:
- a CDS encoding class I SAM-dependent DNA methyltransferase: MNKKTTVRKAFTGDHVQQYDQKTLEANWLDPDIVFGLTYRYINPGESILDVGIGTGLSSILFHRAGLEVHGLDFSSEMLEVCAQKSFTASLTKHDVSAAPYPLKDNSVNHAVSTGLTHLFSNLETFFYEVHRIIKQDGVFSFVVADSEKVESCVLSCQNNNNSKVKFHYHSQKDLNRLFQECGFEQLNSLKFSSSSIGRQERTYRAYVVQKL, from the coding sequence ATGAATAAGAAAACCACTGTACGGAAAGCTTTCACCGGGGATCATGTTCAGCAATATGACCAAAAAACATTAGAAGCCAACTGGCTAGACCCGGATATCGTCTTCGGTCTTACCTACCGCTATATAAACCCGGGTGAAAGTATTCTGGATGTTGGTATCGGGACCGGACTGTCTTCAATCCTCTTCCACCGGGCTGGGCTTGAAGTTCACGGACTTGATTTTTCAAGTGAGATGCTTGAAGTCTGCGCTCAAAAATCTTTTACCGCCAGCCTGACAAAGCACGATGTCAGCGCGGCTCCCTATCCGTTGAAAGATAACTCTGTAAACCATGCCGTATCTACAGGATTAACCCATCTTTTCAGCAACCTTGAAACCTTTTTTTATGAAGTACACCGGATAATCAAACAAGACGGTGTTTTCAGCTTTGTGGTAGCTGATTCAGAAAAAGTGGAAAGCTGTGTCTTGAGCTGCCAAAACAACAATAATTCAAAAGTTAAATTCCATTACCATTCACAAAAAGACCTGAACAGATTATTTCAAGAGTGCGGGTTTGAGCAGCTGAATTCTTTAAAGTTCAGCTCATCCTCCATCGGCAGACAGGAACGAACCTACCGTGCCTACGTAGTGCAAAAACTATAA
- the nagB gene encoding glucosamine-6-phosphate deaminase, with translation MRLIPLKNNPGWWAARYIAGKIKTFSPSAENPFVLGLPTGGTPISMYRELINLHRAGEVSFKHVVTFNMDEYVGLPEDHPQSYHYYMHENFFNHVDIPKENINLLDGNAPDPEKECEAYEQKIINHGGIQIFVGGVGTDGHIAFNEPASSLSSRTRIKTLTLETRMGNSRFFNNNMEEVPKYALTVGVGTLLDSKEVIILASGLNKALAVSYAVEHGVNHLWTVSALQLHRKGILVCDEDATMELKVKTLKYFKQIEVDNLQDPK, from the coding sequence ATGCGACTAATTCCGCTGAAAAACAATCCGGGCTGGTGGGCCGCCCGTTATATAGCTGGAAAAATCAAAACATTTTCACCAAGCGCTGAAAATCCTTTTGTCTTGGGACTTCCCACCGGCGGGACCCCCATCAGTATGTACCGGGAACTGATAAACCTGCATCGGGCCGGAGAAGTCAGCTTTAAACATGTTGTAACCTTTAATATGGACGAATACGTCGGACTGCCCGAGGACCATCCTCAAAGCTATCACTATTACATGCATGAAAACTTTTTCAACCATGTTGATATACCAAAGGAAAATATAAACCTACTGGACGGCAACGCCCCCGACCCGGAGAAAGAGTGTGAAGCCTATGAGCAAAAAATAATCAACCACGGCGGAATCCAAATTTTCGTAGGCGGAGTCGGAACTGATGGACACATTGCCTTCAACGAACCGGCCTCCTCGCTTTCCTCCCGCACCCGCATCAAGACCCTGACCCTTGAAACACGCATGGGCAACTCCCGCTTTTTCAATAATAATATGGAAGAGGTTCCCAAATACGCTCTCACCGTGGGAGTAGGGACTCTGCTCGATTCAAAGGAAGTAATCATCCTTGCTTCCGGTTTAAATAAAGCCCTTGCCGTTTCTTATGCAGTGGAGCATGGGGTGAACCACCTCTGGACCGTCTCCGCTCTGCAACTGCATCGCAAAGGAATCCTCGTCTGCGATGAAGACGCTACTATGGAATTAAAAGTCAAGACACTTAAGTATTTTAAACAAATAGAAGTAGATAACCTGCAAGACCCCAAATAA